The genomic DNA TCTGCCCTACCTGATTAGATAATTCCCCTAGCTCTTGAACCTTAGCACCTGCATCCGCTACTGTGCTCTGTATGGTTTCCATTTGCTTAAGGGTTTTGGTAATAACCAAGTTTCCATTTTCCGCTTTTTCCGAAGTCCCACGAGTTGACTCTTCCACACTTTGAGAAGAATTTGCTACTTTCTGAATACCCATTGTAATTTCGCTTAAAGCCGTTAAGCTTTCCTGTGTACTCACTACTTGTTTATCAGCCCCAGCAGCAATTTCTTGGATCGACATGGTAATTTGGTTGGTTGCCTCTGAGTTTTGCTCGGAGCTTGAGTACAGTTCTTCAGAAGATGCTGCAACTTCTGAAGTCGTCTTTTGCACATGTTTGATAATCTGTTGTATATTTCCAATCATCGTATTAAACGCATTAGAGAGTTTTCCAAACTCATCTTTACTATTAATAAAGAGTCTAGCAGTTAAGTCCCCTTCATTGCTTGAAAGCTCGACTAATCTATTAACCACTGTGTGAAGTGGCTTTGTAATCATTCGAGAAATCATTAATGAAATCACTATGCTTAATATAATGGATAAGAAAATAACTATTATACTGATCGTTGATCTTTGTTCAATTACTTGCATTCCATCCTGTACTTCTGTTTCCATGATTTCCTCTTGTATCTTTTCAAAATCCTCAAGATTCCTTGAGAAAATCTCTCTAACTTCTTGATAATCACCATTATGAATTTCTAATGTTTTTTCACGATCCGTCCCAGCCAACTCCATCATCTGACTCTCTAAATCAATCAGTTGCTGGTTATTATCATCTATTTCTTTAAATATTTTAACTGCTCGTTCATCTTTAATTAATTTTCTTACGGATGTTATATCATTATTGATTTTTTCAGCATACTCATTATACAATTTTAGCTGTGTCTCACTTTGAGGATCAATAATAATACCCTTTATAGCATCAGCAAGCATTAAATCTTCAAAGCGGATATCTTGCGCTAAATTTAATTTAACTACCTCTTTCTCAGCAAGGTTTTTATAGGAATCCCCTATAGTTTGTAATGAATAGTAAAGCACTAAAAACCCTACGGTGGTGAATACCAACACTGAAGTAAAACCTAGTAATAATTTATTTCTGATACTCATACTCTTCTCCTTTATATGTTTTACTATTCTTATCGGTGAATAGTTATACATGTTTACCAATGTGTATTTGTTAATTATTTCATATAAAAATACCTTGCGAAATCGCAAGGTATTCTCCTACCTTTGGGACATCAACGTTGATAGCGCCAGCCGCCCAATTGAGTTATATCATCCCCTTTTAGCATCTCATTTGCCTCACACACAAACCCAGGTACTTCCGTTCCGTCTTCAAGTTGAACTTTTCCCATGCCCAGAGGAGCTGGGATGAGTAAGGTAAATTTACCAAATTCTGAAACAGGCATTTCCCAAAGTTCAAGCTCAATAGAAGCTCCGTCATGATTGGAGCGTATAAGTCCCGGCTTTGCCGGTATGGTATCCAGTTTCACTAGTTTGTAGGTTGGAGCTGTTTTTGCTTCTTTAACAAACGTAGCCTGATGTTCTACCATTTGCTTCTCAAGAGGAAAGCCTCTCATGTGCAACCCACACACCGCTACTAGCGTTGTCGTTTTTTGGGGTTCAGTTTGTTTATTATTTAGCATGAGATCGGCTAGCCCAAGGATGAAATGCTCATTTTGATTTGTTGAGAAAAATGTTATCCCAAATGGTAGGTTCTCTTCAGCATCCAGGGTTGGGATATTAATAGCACTCAGATCTAATAGATTGCAATGATTCGTGTAAAAGCCCATCGCACTGTTAGTCGCAATCGGGTTGCTTCGTACCTCATCTCTTGTCCATGTGCCCCCAGAGGTAGGCATCACCAACACTCCATCTTTAAACTGCTGGTGAGCCGTTTGCTTGAATGCTTGTAATTTATGCATTGCTTGAAAAACGGATGCCGCATCATATTCTGGCTTTGCCCCTGAACGCAAAACGGCCTCAGTTACAGGAAATGCAACACCTTTATTCTCCGAAATGAATGCACCTAAGTCGGACCATCGTTCTGCCACCCATGGACCATCGTATAAAACACTAGCTGCCTCTGATAAGTAGCCTCCATCAATGTACTCAATAGGAATATTTAGTTTTTCTAATCCTACAATAGCCGCTTTCCAAGCATTTTCATACTTTTCTGCGAACGGTCCAAAAAAGATTGGTGGCTCCTTCATTAAATAGATTTTTTCAGGTAACACATTTGCCTGGCGGTTGATATTTTTTGACCATGGATCACACTTATCTAACCCTCTTACCACTTGGTCAACCATCTCTACATCGGACAAGTCGTTTGCAAACACCGTAACACAATCCAAACTCGCACAAGCGGGAACTACCCCTTTCGTTGGCCATGCACCGAGACTTGGCTTAAATCCTATCAATCGATTAAGCGCAGCTGGTACACGACCGGATCCTGCTGTATCCGTGCCAAGAGCAAAAGCTACTTGACCTCTGGCAACTGAAACGGCAGAACCTGAACTAGACCCTCCACTAATTAATTCTGGATTCAGAGCGTTCTTTGTTTCGCCATATGGACTTCTAGTTCCGACAAGTCCGGTAGCGAATTGATCGAGATTTGCTTTTCCAACCGGGATGGCCCCAGCGTCGATCAGTCGTCTTACTACTGTCGCATGTTCTACAGGAGTATAAGCAAACTCCGCACAACCCGCTGTTGTTGGTACACCCGCTAGGTCGATATTATCTTTAATCGCAAAGGGGATTCCCCAGAGAGGAGCTTTCTCTGGGGCCATTTTTTTCAAGTTATCTAAGTAAGGCTGGATCCATTCCATTGATGGTGGTGTGATCCAAATATTCATCTCTTTGTCAGCTTCACTTCGTCGGATAATCTCTTGAATCAGCTTTTCTGGTGTTAATTCGTTAGACTTATATTTTTCTCTTAGATTATGAATGGATAGTTGCTTTGGCGTGTTCATCGTTTTCATTGGCTATCCCCCGCTTTTCTTTTGTAATGGAGACAAACAGTTGTCCCGCATGAACTTCATCACCTGGCGACACGTGGACCGATTGAACACGTCCATCAAACGGAGCATGTTGAGGAAATTCCATCTTCATACTTTCCTCAATCATTAATACGTCGCCTTCCTTTACCACATCACCAGGAGAAACCAGCACTTTCCAGACGCTGCCTGGCATCGTACAACGAACCGCTTCTACTCCTTTTGGCAATTCTTCTTCAACCGTTTCAGACACGGATTGTTCCGAAATATACTCAGCAAGACCTAGCTCTTTCCAGCTCTCACGCTCCGCCTTAAAGGCTGCTTCCTGCGTTTGGCGGAACTCTTCCGCACTCTCTTTAATCGAATCTAAAAACGCTAAGTACTCTCCAAGGTTAAAGGTTGTGTTGGTAATATCTACTTCAAAACGACCTCTTAGGAAATCTTCTCTCATCACTGTAAGCTCTTCTGTACTGACAGGATAAAATTGAATTTGGTCAAAGAAACGTAGTAACCATGGCTTTTGCTCTGTAAAACTTTTCGTTTCCCTAACTCGATTCCAAACTTGAACCGTCCGTCCAACAAACTGGTAGCCACCAGGTCCCTCCATTCCATAGATACACATATAGGCGCCACCAATTCCAACGGCATTTTCCGGTGTCCATGTTCGAGCGGGATTATATTTTGTTGTTACCAATCGATGTCTTGGATCGATGGGAGTTGCTACAGGTGCACCCAAGTATACATCGCCAAGACCAAGAACCAAATAGCTCGCATCAAAGACGGTTTTCTTCACATCCTCTATCTGCTCTAAACCATTCACTCTTCTGATAAATTCCAAGTTACTTGGACACCAAGGCGCATCAGGTCGGACATTTTTTTGATAACGATCGATGGCAAGCTGAGTGGCTGGATCATCCCATGAAAGAGGAAGTCGAACCACACGGGACGGTACTTCAATCTCCTCTAACGGTGGTAACTCTCGGTTAATTCCTTCCATTAATGCACAAATAGCTAAAGTTGATATTTGGCCTGCATCAAAATGGACTTGTAGAGAACGAATCCCTGGCGTTAAATCTAAAACCGGAATATCTTCACGAGCTTGAATCGCATCCATCAATGCATGAATTTGAAAACGGAGCAAGAGATCTAACTCCATATCTCCATACTCAATGAGAATATGTTCATCTCCCGCTGCACGAATCGTCATTGGAAAATGACTTTCATTATTTTGAACAAGTATCGGATAACTTGGTGATAACAGCTTCATTTCTCCTGGCAATGTAGGAACTGGATAATCTCCTATATTTTCTAAAAACAATTCTTGTGACTTTCTTAGTTGCTCTGCCTCTTCTAAAGTTAAAAGCTGAAAGCGAACCTTGTCACCAGCATGAAGCTGGCCTAACTTCCAAAACTCGGCTGATGCGGTTGTCACTGGACAAACAAATCCCCCAAGACTCGGACCATCAGGGCCCAGTAAGATCGGCATATCTCCAGTTAAATCTAATGTCCCTATCGCATACGCGTTGTCGTGAATATTAGAAGGATGTAAGCCCGCTTCTCCTCCGTCTTCTCTAGCCCAAAGTGGAGCCGGCCCAATTAAACGTACACCTGTACGAGAGCTATTAAAATGAACTTCCCAGCTTGTTTCTGTCAACTGCGTCAAATACTCTGGCAATAAAAACTCTTCTGTACAATGTGGACCGGGAATAACACCTATTGTCCATTCTTTTGTTAATACAGGCTGTTGTGTAATGACAAGCTCTTTATCAGGAGGTGTTGCACAAGGATGAACACGCAACACATCTCCTGTACGAAGTGCGCGCCCACCGTGTCCACCAAACCCTCCAAGTGTAAAGGTTGAAGCACTCCCTAAATAGAGGGGCATATCGAACCCACCCGCCACTAGTAAATAAGTGCGCATTCCTTGTGTAGCTTCACCAAATGAAAGAATTTGCCCGCGCTTGGCAGTGACCACCTGGTAGGTCGGAACAGGAAGATCATCCAAAGTCGCTTTCATATCTGAGCCGGTTAAGCAAAAAACAATATCTCCACGGAAACGGTAAGAGCCCCCACGTAACGTTAGCTCTAGTCCAGCAGCATGAGAGTCATTCCCTAGCAACTGATTTCCGATTCGGAAAGAGAATGGATCCATCGGTCCACAAGGAGGGACTCCTACATCCCAGTGCCCCACCCGTCCTGGCCAATCTTGCACCGTCGTTTGGATCCCACCATCGAGTACTTCAATGGCACATTCCGCTGGCGAAAATTCCTTTAACATTTGAGTATGCACATGTCCAGAGCGGCATTCTTCTTCCTCTAATAGGGACTGTATATACTGTAAGTTGGTGGTCACACCATAGAGCCTAGTATCCTGTAGCGCTTGACTTAGCTGATTGATGGCTTCTTCACGAGTGTTTGCATGAACAATTATTTTGGCAAGCATGGGGTCATACAAAGAGGTAACGCTCAAACCATCTCTAACCCACGTTTCAATCCGAGCATCCTCTGAAAAGCGAACTTGATCCAACTGACCACCGCTCGGACGAAAATCATTCAGACAGTCTTCTGCATAAATTCGAGCTTGAATACTATGCCCTTTCGGAGCGCCGTACAAAGTATTTAGATCACGAAGCTCACCAGCCGCTTCACGAACCATCCACTCGACTAAATCAAGACCTAACACTTCTTCGGTCACACCGTGTTCTACCTGAAGCCTGGTATTCACTTCAAGAAAGTAAAACTTTTCCGCTTCCGGGTCATACAAATATTCGACCGTTCCTGCACTTCTGTATCCCACTTCCTCAGCCAATCGTTTTGAAGCAGCTAGCATTTCCTCACGAACTGCTGAAGATAAACATGGAGCTGGACTTTCTTCTACCACCTTTTGATTACGGCGCTGAATGGAGCAATCACGTTCTCCTAATGCAACCACTTCACCGTACTCATTGCCAAAGATTTGAACCTCTACGTGGCGTGCTTTTTGAATATATTTTTCTAAAAAGACTCCTCCGTTGTTAAAATTCGTTTCTGCTAGGCGACAGACTGAATCGAAGGCATCCTTTAGCGCAGACTCATCTGCACAAACACGCATTCCAATTCCTCCACCTCCTGCTGTACTTTTAAGCATAACAGGATAACCAATTCGTTCGGCTTCCGCAACGGCGGTTTCTACTTTCGTTATTAAGGTGGTACCTGGTAAAAGAGGAACTCCTGCTTTCACCGCAATTTCACGTGCTGAATGCTTTAATCCAAACAGCTCCATTTGCTCAGGAGTAGGACCAATAAAAGTGATTCCATGTTTCTGACAAGCACGCGCGAAATCAGCATTTTCACTAAGGAACCCATAGCCTGGATGAATGGCTTCCGCTCCTGTTTCAAGTGCCGTTTTTAAAATGAGTTCGGCATTGAGATAGCTATCTTTTGCCACACCTTCACCAATTAATACGGCTTCATCCGCTTGATCAACATGAAGGCTATCTTGGTCTGCTTTTGTATACACCGCAACCGATGAAATGTTTAGTTTTTTTAGCGTTCTTTCAATTCGAACCGCAATTGCTCCACGGTTTGCAATAAGGACTTTATTGAACATGGTTGGAGCTCCTCTCTATGTTATTTATCCCAGATTAGTAGTTGAATAGGTGTTGGATTATAAGCGTTACAAGGATTATTTAATTGTGGACAGTTGCTAATAAGGACAAGCGTTCGACTGACTGCTTTCATTTCTACATAATATCCTGGAGCGGATACACCATCTTCAAAGGTTAATCCACCTTCTGGAGTCACAGGAACATTCATAAAGAAGTTCACGTTTGGTGCTAAATCTCGTTTGTTAAATTGGCTTCCATACTTTGATAGTTGAAGCATAAACGTATCTCGACAGTTATGCATCGGAAGCGTGTCATGAGCATAACGAACGGTGTTACTTTGTGCGGAACAAGCACCACCAAGCGTATCGTGGCGTCCACATGTATCGGCAACAATCTCAACTAGTTCTTTTCCTGACTCGGATACTAGAACGGAACCCGTCGTTAAATACACATTGCCTTGGCGTTGGATTGTATTGATCGCACTATAATGGTCCATTGGATGATCCGCATCGTAAAATAGGGTGTCTGCCGCCTGGTTTCCCTCTAGATCCACTATTCTTAACACCTGTCCTGGTTCAAGAATTTTGGTCCACCCTTCTCCAGCAGGAACGATATAGTTATCAATTGCTTCATCTACCTGTCTTTCACTAACTTTATATTGTAAAGTGGCCATTAGTTTGTTCCTCCTTTTGTTAGTAAACAATAGTCCCATGTGTTCTCAAATGCACGACGATTTTCCGGACGATGGTTCACACAAACATCGTTCTCTTCTACAGGAGCTGCATCAGTGATCGTGATCTCGACAGGAACAGAGGGATAATTGGAACTAGCGTCCAGCGGATTTGGCGTGTTTGATACGATCATCAGAACGTCCATCTCTGTTCTCAGTGTAATGGTGTCCCCTTTTTTGGAATGACCTGGCTTGAAATGAAGTGAACCATCTTCCTTGCAAAATACTTTCGAAAATAAATTAACAACGGGGATTAGATCTCTGTTTGTTAATCCATTTCGGAACAATTCAACCGCAAAGTTTTCTTCCCCACTTCGATACCAATCATTTCTTTGTTCTTGATAGGTGGTCTTCCCATATCGTTCGTCGATCATTAGGCGTGTGGCATAACCTGATATCGTGTCATGCCAGCCTAGAGAATCATCAATCATACTAGCTAATACTCTTCCATTGTCACTCATCAAGACATTTCCAGTCGTTAAGTGAGCGGTATGCTGAGCCTTTAATGTATCCGGCATATTGTAGCGTTCGGATGTGTCATCTGCGTTATATAAAAGGAGAGAAAGATTGGCTCCATCACCGAGAGTCGTAAAGGTTAGTTGTTTTCCACTTTTTATTTTTGTTGACCATTTTCCACCAGCAGGAATTAATTTCGTTAGTATCTTACTCATCATTTAGCCTCCTTTAAAATAAAAACGGATAAAAGCCTAGGAGATCATTCATCTCCCAGGCTTTTATCCTTCCGTGTATACAGCAGATGCTGTACGCTCTCTCTCGGACCTGACGTTATTAACCGGAACCCTAGAAAGCTTTTTCGTTTCCAACAGAATGTGGAAACCTGTATGTTGTTGTACTTAGTATAACTATCAGAAAAGATAGATAACAATGAATGTGTCAGACTATCTAACAATGTTTTTCTTAATTGC from Robertmurraya sp. FSL R5-0851 includes the following:
- the atzF gene encoding allophanate hydrolase; its protein translation is MKTMNTPKQLSIHNLREKYKSNELTPEKLIQEIIRRSEADKEMNIWITPPSMEWIQPYLDNLKKMAPEKAPLWGIPFAIKDNIDLAGVPTTAGCAEFAYTPVEHATVVRRLIDAGAIPVGKANLDQFATGLVGTRSPYGETKNALNPELISGGSSSGSAVSVARGQVAFALGTDTAGSGRVPAALNRLIGFKPSLGAWPTKGVVPACASLDCVTVFANDLSDVEMVDQVVRGLDKCDPWSKNINRQANVLPEKIYLMKEPPIFFGPFAEKYENAWKAAIVGLEKLNIPIEYIDGGYLSEAASVLYDGPWVAERWSDLGAFISENKGVAFPVTEAVLRSGAKPEYDAASVFQAMHKLQAFKQTAHQQFKDGVLVMPTSGGTWTRDEVRSNPIATNSAMGFYTNHCNLLDLSAINIPTLDAEENLPFGITFFSTNQNEHFILGLADLMLNNKQTEPQKTTTLVAVCGLHMRGFPLEKQMVEHQATFVKEAKTAPTYKLVKLDTIPAKPGLIRSNHDGASIELELWEMPVSEFGKFTLLIPAPLGMGKVQLEDGTEVPGFVCEANEMLKGDDITQLGGWRYQR
- the uca gene encoding urea carboxylase encodes the protein MFNKVLIANRGAIAVRIERTLKKLNISSVAVYTKADQDSLHVDQADEAVLIGEGVAKDSYLNAELILKTALETGAEAIHPGYGFLSENADFARACQKHGITFIGPTPEQMELFGLKHSAREIAVKAGVPLLPGTTLITKVETAVAEAERIGYPVMLKSTAGGGGIGMRVCADESALKDAFDSVCRLAETNFNNGGVFLEKYIQKARHVEVQIFGNEYGEVVALGERDCSIQRRNQKVVEESPAPCLSSAVREEMLAASKRLAEEVGYRSAGTVEYLYDPEAEKFYFLEVNTRLQVEHGVTEEVLGLDLVEWMVREAAGELRDLNTLYGAPKGHSIQARIYAEDCLNDFRPSGGQLDQVRFSEDARIETWVRDGLSVTSLYDPMLAKIIVHANTREEAINQLSQALQDTRLYGVTTNLQYIQSLLEEEECRSGHVHTQMLKEFSPAECAIEVLDGGIQTTVQDWPGRVGHWDVGVPPCGPMDPFSFRIGNQLLGNDSHAAGLELTLRGGSYRFRGDIVFCLTGSDMKATLDDLPVPTYQVVTAKRGQILSFGEATQGMRTYLLVAGGFDMPLYLGSASTFTLGGFGGHGGRALRTGDVLRVHPCATPPDKELVITQQPVLTKEWTIGVIPGPHCTEEFLLPEYLTQLTETSWEVHFNSSRTGVRLIGPAPLWAREDGGEAGLHPSNIHDNAYAIGTLDLTGDMPILLGPDGPSLGGFVCPVTTASAEFWKLGQLHAGDKVRFQLLTLEEAEQLRKSQELFLENIGDYPVPTLPGEMKLLSPSYPILVQNNESHFPMTIRAAGDEHILIEYGDMELDLLLRFQIHALMDAIQAREDIPVLDLTPGIRSLQVHFDAGQISTLAICALMEGINRELPPLEEIEVPSRVVRLPLSWDDPATQLAIDRYQKNVRPDAPWCPSNLEFIRRVNGLEQIEDVKKTVFDASYLVLGLGDVYLGAPVATPIDPRHRLVTTKYNPARTWTPENAVGIGGAYMCIYGMEGPGGYQFVGRTVQVWNRVRETKSFTEQKPWLLRFFDQIQFYPVSTEELTVMREDFLRGRFEVDITNTTFNLGEYLAFLDSIKESAEEFRQTQEAAFKAERESWKELGLAEYISEQSVSETVEEELPKGVEAVRCTMPGSVWKVLVSPGDVVKEGDVLMIEESMKMEFPQHAPFDGRVQSVHVSPGDEVHAGQLFVSITKEKRGIANENDEHAKATIHS
- a CDS encoding methyl-accepting chemotaxis protein, whose protein sequence is MSIRNKLLLGFTSVLVFTTVGFLVLYYSLQTIGDSYKNLAEKEVVKLNLAQDIRFEDLMLADAIKGIIIDPQSETQLKLYNEYAEKINNDITSVRKLIKDERAVKIFKEIDDNNQQLIDLESQMMELAGTDREKTLEIHNGDYQEVREIFSRNLEDFEKIQEEIMETEVQDGMQVIEQRSTISIIVIFLSIILSIVISLMISRMITKPLHTVVNRLVELSSNEGDLTARLFINSKDEFGKLSNAFNTMIGNIQQIIKHVQKTTSEVAASSEELYSSSEQNSEATNQITMSIQEIAAGADKQVVSTQESLTALSEITMGIQKVANSSQSVEESTRGTSEKAENGNLVITKTLKQMETIQSTVADAGAKVQELGELSNQVGQIVEVITAIADQTNLLALNAAIEAARAGESGKGFAVVADEVRKLAEQSKDSAAKIKTLISSIQLNTSLAVESTNKGINEVNQGIHVVNEASLAFHAILHSIREVANQIQEVAASSQQMTAGAEQVTNIIDELSNISKEASNSSQMVAAASEQQLASMEEIAASAENLSKMSSDLEEVVGKFKV
- a CDS encoding urea amidolyase associated protein UAAP1, whose amino-acid sequence is MSKILTKLIPAGGKWSTKIKSGKQLTFTTLGDGANLSLLLYNADDTSERYNMPDTLKAQHTAHLTTGNVLMSDNGRVLASMIDDSLGWHDTISGYATRLMIDERYGKTTYQEQRNDWYRSGEENFAVELFRNGLTNRDLIPVVNLFSKVFCKEDGSLHFKPGHSKKGDTITLRTEMDVLMIVSNTPNPLDASSNYPSVPVEITITDAAPVEENDVCVNHRPENRRAFENTWDYCLLTKGGTN
- a CDS encoding urea amidolyase associated protein UAAP2, giving the protein MATLQYKVSERQVDEAIDNYIVPAGEGWTKILEPGQVLRIVDLEGNQAADTLFYDADHPMDHYSAINTIQRQGNVYLTTGSVLVSESGKELVEIVADTCGRHDTLGGACSAQSNTVRYAHDTLPMHNCRDTFMLQLSKYGSQFNKRDLAPNVNFFMNVPVTPEGGLTFEDGVSAPGYYVEMKAVSRTLVLISNCPQLNNPCNAYNPTPIQLLIWDK